GACTATTGTTTGTCAAAAACGAGAACAAATTAGCGAACCTTGTAAAGGGTATGAAACGTTTAGACAGTAAAACCCATGAAGCGGTTACCAACCTAAATACTAATATACTTGCTCGATTAACTATTGCTTCAGATATTTGGCATATACTTTTCGCCCAATCAGAGTGAGATGCATGAAGCGATGTTAGCTGTAAGAGCTTTTAACTTACCGCAATATAGCCACAAGTGGTATCCACAGTATGGATGAGAGTATCAGGATGAAGGCAATGACAATGCACCAATGTGGCCACTCCATATTCTCGGTGGCGCCCTTAGCCGCGATCCAGGCCGGGTAGCTGCTGCCCTCGGTCAGCAGCTGGTAGAAGGAGGCCAACAGTATGGTAACCATGGCGCAGGGCGACAAGTACTTCCAGCAGAACATCCAATAGAAGCCTGGCCTCGAGCCGGTCATCATCTCAATGTCATCCGAGAAACGCCTCACCCCATAGATGTAGCTGATCGATAGGCACTCGAAGAGCGCAATAATTAGCAGCGGAAAGTTGCCGGCAAAGCTGTCCATTAGCTGAAAGATGTAGCTGCCGGCGCCGTTGGCAAAGCACATGGAAATCAGGCAGCAGGAGAGGCACAGTGcctgcaataaaaatataaccaGGGATAAGctgatgcagcagctgctgctgtatgGGAGGGATACAACATACGCCAACGATCCACTCCTTGGGCAGATTGGGGAATAGCTTCATGTCCACCAGCGATGTGACTACGCCCTCCAGCGTGCCAAACTGCGAATCGATGCCCAGTGTGAAGAGCATGAGAAAGAAGAGTACAGCCCAGAGCTGGGCGCCGGGAAACTGATTAATCGCTTCCGTAAATATGATAAAGGCCAGTCCAGTACCCGAGGCGCTCTGCAAATGATGACAATTTGCGATTTAGAAAAGTCCAAACATTTAATGAGCGACACACACTTACATTGGCCAGCTCCTGCTCCAGATCGCAGATGGGTAAATTGTGTGTACGATTCTGGGCAACCAGAGCGGCTCGGTCCTCCGTACAGCGGTCAAAGGTCGCTGTGGCCTTAAAGCCAATCACCGAAAAGACCACAACGCCGGCGAACATAGAGGTGCCACAATTGGTTAGCGAAACGAGTATTGCATCCCGAtagcaattgttgttggctggATTGTAGGAGCTGAAGGCTATCAAGCCGCCAAATGCGAGGCCCAGCGAGAAGAAAATCTGTGTGCCAGCCTCCAGCCAGACCACCGGATCGAGCAGCGTGTCCCAGCGTGGGGTAAACAGATGGGCAACCCCGTCGGCGGCGCCCTTCAGTGTGATGCCACGAAAGAAGAATATGATGAGCACCACATAGGGAAATATGGCCGTCATATAGACTATTTTGCCAGACGATGTTATGCCCTGCACCATGCATATGTAGACCAGAAACCAGGACACAATCAGTGCAATGGCCATGTGATAATTGAAGTTCTCCGGCATGTCCACGCCCTCCGAGCACTGCAACGTGGTGCGATACCAATAGAATTGAGTTGGCGATGATGCCACACACTCCGGCTCATGATCGTACGTGTAGTTCCTGTAGAGGCGTGTCGGGCAATCGGCCCAGGGCAATGGCGACTCAAAGCTGTGCAGCAGGTAGATCAAGCACCAGGCAATGATCGTATTGTAATACAGCGCCACAATGAAGCTAACCACTGCCGAGGAGATGCCAATGCCCCCAAGATATGGCGACACCTGGCTCCATACGCCAATTGCCCCCTTGCGCAGTCGCTGTCCAATGGCCAGCTCCAAATAGAAGATCGGTATGCCCTGGATGCACAGCATTATGAAGTAGGGCACCAAAAAGGCGCCGCCGCCATTCTTCTGCGCCAGATATGGAAAGCGCCAAACATTGCCCAGGCCGACTGCATAGCTGTATggcaagcaaaaagaaaaatgtctGCAGTTCATGAACAGTTCAAGCTAAGAGTTCTAGACAATCgtattgttatttaattaaaacaggAATCAGAGAGAATTGTCGAGCTATTGCAGATATTCTGTCGAAATTCCAGCGAATTTTTCGAATTTAAAGCACAGCTCCAATCCTGAACCATTTTTTCGCTTTGAGGTTTTGATTTAATCAAACCTCGCTTAACATACTAGGCAGAAATCCAGGTTTTGGCTCGAACATTGATTGAACACATTCTTCACATTCTTCAAAAGTGAATTGAAGTTatgtatttaacaaaattactTAAATTTTCAACACTGCACAACaatttaagaaataaatacaaagcacttttgaaaaaataaatatgcttcGGTTTAAATTATAGTTCGGCTTAGGTTTAGCCAATTTTTCCAATTTAAGGTTCGAGTAATTTCTGGGTTCAAAAAGGACTTGAACTcttgaattaattaatttttaagcttttatttatgcatatagtatagtatatcAGGTATATCTTTACTCACCCTATGGTGGCCAGCAGAAACATAATTTTGCTATCCCAGCTCTCGCGCTCGTCACCCTCCTTCTCGCCCTCAACGATATCCTGCTGTTCCTGTTGATCGACAGCAGTGGCCAGCTCGACCTTAATTTTGCTGGTGCTGGCATCGGATCCAAATGGTGGCTCCTGTTCCAGTTCGGATGACTCGTCAAAGGCATCGGACATGAAGCCCTGATTTGTGGCACCATACATGGGCTGATGATGGTGATGCAGTGATGtgtgatgatgatgactgACGCCATGCTCCTTGGAGACCAGACGGCCACGCAGCTCCTTgaatatcaaatataataaGCTCAATGTTCAACTGGTTTATAGGCTACACGATTCACTCACCCGCAGCTCCAATTGATCGATACTTTTTTGGCTCTTGAGCACAATGTCACGCGAGCTCTGGCGGCGCAACAGTTGCGCTGTATTGGCCATTGTCGACGATTAGAGTTAAACGTTAAGAGTTTTGTTGTTACTTTTAAGAATTCTTTTGTCTAAGTCTTTCTAACTGTTATTTACTTAGCAAACAAGTACTTTGTACATAAGAAATGTGCGCTCTTGCGAGTTGATAATCGGCAAATTCTGTGCATGTGCGTGGGTTGtttgctgtgctgtgctgctCAGGTAACTAACGGCTTAATCGTGACATtcgcattgcatacttttgtgcgctaAGTAAAATTATCACTAGACGCCATCTTAATTGGTGCTGTTCTTAGTTTCCTTTGGGCTTGATGGTGACGGCtaaacaaattgtaatttCAGGCAAATGAGCAAGAACGTAAAATAACCAAAA
This window of the Drosophila virilis strain 15010-1051.87 chromosome X, Dvir_AGI_RSII-ME, whole genome shotgun sequence genome carries:
- the LOC6631832 gene encoding sodium-dependent neutral amino acid transporter B(0)AT3 isoform X2, whose translation is MYGATNQGFMSDAFDESSELEQEPPFGSDASTSKIKVELATAVDQQEQQDIVEGEKEGDERESWDSKIMFLLATIGYAVGLGNVWRFPYLAQKNGGGAFLVPYFIMLCIQGIPIFYLELAIGQRLRKGAIGVWSQVSPYLGGIGISSAVVSFIVALYYNTIIAWCLIYLLHSFESPLPWADCPTRLYRNYTYDHEPECVASSPTQFYWYRTTLQCSEGVDMPENFNYHMAIALIVSWFLVYICMVQGITSSGKIVYMTAIFPYVVLIIFFFRGITLKGAADGVAHLFTPRWDTLLDPVVWLEAGTQIFFSLGLAFGGLIAFSSYNPANNNCYRDAILVSLTNCGTSMFAGVVVFSVIGFKATATFDRCTEDRAALVAQNRTHNLPICDLEQELANSASGTGLAFIIFTEAINQFPGAQLWAVLFFLMLFTLGIDSQFGTLEGVVTSLVDMKLFPNLPKEWIVGALCLSCCLISMCFANGAGSYIFQLMDSFAGNFPLLIIALFECLSISYIYGVRRFSDDIEMMTGSRPGFYWMFCWKYLSPCAMVTILLASFYQLLTEGSSYPAWIAAKGATENMEWPHWCIVIAFILILSSILWIPLVAILRLCGIKVVEDSDPAWFPEAELKEVHGIVPHEPTELERSIFCFNMDGTEGMCCPKYGLPEKSLEEEEE
- the LOC6631832 gene encoding sodium-dependent neutral amino acid transporter B(0)AT3 isoform X1, with the translated sequence MANTAQLLRRQSSRDIVLKSQKSIDQLELRELRGRLVSKEHGVSHHHHTSLHHHHQPMYGATNQGFMSDAFDESSELEQEPPFGSDASTSKIKVELATAVDQQEQQDIVEGEKEGDERESWDSKIMFLLATIGYAVGLGNVWRFPYLAQKNGGGAFLVPYFIMLCIQGIPIFYLELAIGQRLRKGAIGVWSQVSPYLGGIGISSAVVSFIVALYYNTIIAWCLIYLLHSFESPLPWADCPTRLYRNYTYDHEPECVASSPTQFYWYRTTLQCSEGVDMPENFNYHMAIALIVSWFLVYICMVQGITSSGKIVYMTAIFPYVVLIIFFFRGITLKGAADGVAHLFTPRWDTLLDPVVWLEAGTQIFFSLGLAFGGLIAFSSYNPANNNCYRDAILVSLTNCGTSMFAGVVVFSVIGFKATATFDRCTEDRAALVAQNRTHNLPICDLEQELANSASGTGLAFIIFTEAINQFPGAQLWAVLFFLMLFTLGIDSQFGTLEGVVTSLVDMKLFPNLPKEWIVGALCLSCCLISMCFANGAGSYIFQLMDSFAGNFPLLIIALFECLSISYIYGVRRFSDDIEMMTGSRPGFYWMFCWKYLSPCAMVTILLASFYQLLTEGSSYPAWIAAKGATENMEWPHWCIVIAFILILSSILWIPLVAILRLCGIKVVEDSDPAWFPEAELKEVHGIVPHEPTELERSIFCFNMDGTEGMCCPKYGLPEKSLEEEEE